Below is a window of Allomuricauda ruestringensis DSM 13258 DNA.
ACCCTTTTGTACAAACAGCACAAGAATTTGGTGCTCACCTATAACTCCACCTCTATCCTTTCTATGTTGGGAGCGGTCATCATCACAATTTACAGTGGAGGAATCGAAAGTCCCTTTATTTTTGTTTTGGCGATAATTGTTTTTGCTGGCTATGTCACCACCAAAGTTTTTGGTCAACTCTATCTAATCCTCAATTTAGCGGTACTCACCCTTTTATTTCTCTACGATACAGGGGATTTTACGATTTCGGAAAATACGGTTCCTACGGAAGCGAGGGATTGGTTTGCTTATTTGAGTGCCATGTTTGCCGTATATTTATTGGGCGGGGTTTTTGGTAAAAACCTTTTGAGCGCACACCATAAACTGTACAAATCCCGAAACGAAATCCAAGAGCGCATCGAGGAAAAAGAAACATTGTTAAAAGAGGTCCATCACCGGGTAAAAAACAACCTGCAAACGGTTTCCAGTCTTCTAAGCCTACAATCCAGGGCAATAGATGACAGTAAAATCAGCAGTATTATAAAAAGTAGCCAAAACCGTGTGGTATCCATGGCCATGGTCCATGAGATGCTTTATAAACGAGATGACTATCTTTCCAAAATAGAACTTGAACCCTATGTAAGGGAACTTTGTGATTATTTGGTAAGGTCGGTAAAAGGAAGCAACCGAAATGTAAAGGTTGCCTTGGACATATCGGATTACAAATTGAGTATTGATACGGTAATCCCTTTGGGATTAATCATTAACGAAACCATTACCAATGCCTTAAAATATGGCATCACAGAAGGAAATGATGGAGAAATCCATGTCTCCGTCCAAAAAATGGAGGGTAACCGCTACAAAATGTATCTAGGTGATAATGGAGTTGGCTATTCTGAAGAAATCAACCCTAAAACATCCAATTCCTTGGGATTAAAACTTATTTACAATCTAGCACGCCAACTTAGGGGCTCCATAAGTAGGGATTACTCCAAAAAAGGAACGCACTACACTATTGAGTTTGAGGAGGTGATAGAGCAATTCAACTCAGTGGATTAAAGTTTTTTCCAAAAGAAAAGGCCGGTTTAAAACCGACCTCATCCATACTTATTCCAATATAAACTTAAACTTCTAAAAATTTTCTTTCCCTGAAGGAAAAGGCTATGCTTGCCAAAACAAAGGCAACACTCAGAAACAGCGCAAAGGGTATTAAAATATCCAATATCATAATTATGCCAATTTAGCTTTGTTCTTTTTGGTTTTAAAAGAAAGCTCCTTTTTAATACGAGAGTTCTTAAACTTGTATAGTCTCACCATTTTTCTATCCTTTCTAACAGTGTTGTTGATAGTTACATCTAACTCAACTCCTACTGTAAGGGCATCTACCTTGGCCTCTTTGGAAATATCTTGGGCAGAAGCCATAGTTCCGAAAAAAGTTACTGCGATGATGGTGAAAATTGTCTTCATTGTTCTGTTTGTTTTGTGATGTAAAATTACTTTCAAGCACAAGCTCAACTCGATTTCCATCGCTCAACAACCCATTTTTTTCGGTGAATATTTTTTTTTCGGATGAAGTGTTTTTTATCTTCGACGAACGATTTTACCCCTAAAAACAGCACACCGAAGGCTTATGCATTTTATCGATAAACCCGCAATTTCAAACCCCTACAGGGCATTGAAGTATATTTTCTTTTCTTTGTAAGAAAAAACAGCTAATAGGATGGTTAACATTTTTTAACGGCCAACCAAGTAATTGTTGCTACCTTATTGCAACTAAACAAGAAACTAAAATGAAAATCGTGAGAACTCCATTTTTAATTCTGCTATTATTGGCATCCATAAGTTGTCAGCCCAAAAATAAATCGGGCAAGCAGGAAGTTGCCCAAAAAGAAGAATCCGACACTCATTTGGAGACCAAATTGACTTCAGAGCAACTCCAGGAATACGAGACCGCTTATTTTGCCAGTGGATGCTTTTGGTGTGTTGAAGCCATTTTTGAGAGCGTAAAAGGCGTTAAGGAAGTGTATTCAGGGTATTCCGGAGGTTCGGAGAAAAACCCGACCTACGAACAGGTTTCATATGGTAGAACCCATCATGCGGAGGCGGTAGAGGTATATTATGACCCAGATGTAATCTCGTTCATGCAGTTGGTTCAGGTATTTTTTGGCTCCCACGACCCAACCACCCTTAACAGGCAAGGACCTGACCGTGGTACACAATACCGTTCCATCGCTTTTTATAAAAACGATAAGGAAAAAAAGATCATTCAAGACTATATTGACAAACTGGAAGCCGAAAATGTTTATGGCAATCGCCCTATTGTAACAGAAGTGGAACCTTTTGAAAAGTTTTACAAAGCGGAAGAGTACCATCAGGATTACGAAAAACGAAATCCAAATAACAGTTACATTCAAAATGTTTCGATTCCCAGATTAAATCGTTTTAAAAAGAATTTTAAATCCTACCTAAAAGAAGATGTCCACTAAAATTGGAAGGTAGGTTGTGGCCGTTGAAGAAAGAATGGCCCGAGAACAAGTTTGAGGTGGTTCCTTGGGACGTCTTGTAACAAGATCAGTTCTTAAGAACCACCTCGCTGTATTTGGAGTTGATTTTGATGGTTTTCCCATCGTTTTTACTGATATGATATCCCGTATGGATATTGGCGCCATTTTTTTGGGTGGATGTCAATTGTAATGCTTTCGGATATTGGAAACCTGATGTTGTTTCGCTAACGGAAATTGTATAAGGCGTTTTGGGCAGTTTACAATCCAGTTCCCCATTTTCCATGGAAATATCAATGGTGCTGAAACCATCGGAAACTTCATCAATACTAAGTACACCAAAGTTATTGGTGACCGTTGCCCTGTTCGCAATGCTACCAATCACCACGTTGGACGATACCGAGTGCAATTTTAGTTCCTTTACCTCTTTTAAATTGACCTTATCGGAGTAATCCGTACTAAGGCTGCCATAATTCCAGTTCTGTACCACAACTGGCGAGTACGACACCCGAATATCCGTTTTGTCGCCATCAATGGTAGAGGCAAGCAAGCTTGCGTAGGACAAGCTTGCATTAATGTTCTTGGTGTTTTCGGCCAGTTTTACCTCACCATGCCTCACGTTCAAGTTCAATTTAATGTACTTGGGCATTTTAATAATGATTCGTTTTTTGACTTTATACTCTTTGTGTTCTCCATCTGAGGAGAAATAGAATACATTGGGACTGCCGTGGATTGTTCTTGCTTCTTCGCGCAGCTGTTTTCTGAGCTCGGTCTGCTCCTCTCTTAGCTCTGCTTGCTGAGTTCGGAGTTCTTCACGTTGCTGTCTGAGCTGTTCGTGCATCTCCTCGCGCACCTTTTCACGTTCTTCTCTCAGCTTATCTCTTTCCTCCCTCATCTCCTCTCTTCGAGCTTCTCGCTCTTCTGCCATCTCCTCCATACGTTTGCCCCATTCTTCAAAACGGGCTTTATATTCCTTGTCAAAAGTTTTGTCGAATTCTTTCTTCCACTCCTTCATGTACTTATCTCCATCTTTTTTGTAGGCATCGTAATCAAACTCAATGGGTGGCATGGGAGGCATCGGTGGCATGGATGGCATTACATTTATTTCCGGGATGGTGAACTCAGGGATTTCCGGAATCTCTACATTCGCAATAATCTCGGCAACTGAAGGCATCTCAGGGATATCGATATTAAACCCTTGAAAATCAAAAGTATAATTAGGTCCAGCACCTTCAGTGCTTACTTCAATTTCTTTGCTATTGCCCATTATTTTGACCAAATCCCGCTCAAAATAAGCATCGGCCTCCTCTTTGTCGACACCCTCCAGTTCGATTACCGCCGTAATTTCCACTTGATCTTTGTCCCATGTCTCAAATTGAATATCGGCATAACTGGTATTGATGTTAAGTTCAGTGTCCTTATTGACATTGAAATTTTCCTTGTAGGTTTTGGATTTCTCCTGCGCTTGGCCGGTAAATCCAACCAAGGCAAGGAGCAACCCGCTAAACAATATTTGATGATTCCTGCTCATTTTTTGATGATTTTAATTGATTCAACTTTGTTTTTAATTTTTGCAACAACTGCAACCTTAACTGTAGGTTTTTGATAAGTGCGTTTATAGTTTGGTCATTGGGGCCCAATTCGTTCAACTCTTCATTTAGCCTGTGGTATTCTTTGTTCAACTCGGCCAATCGTTCCATATAGCTGTCCATAAGCTCCTTGTTCTCTGGATCAACATCTAAATCTGATAGCTGTAAATTGATATTTGTAGTGTAATAGGTTTCAATCTTTTTTAAGTCCGGTGATAAATCGCCCAGCGACATACCCTCGCCACTACCATTTGAATTATCGCGATCAACAACCGTTACTTGCTCTTCAGGCACATCAATGGGGTCGGTATTGTTGAAATAATAAATGGATAGGCCAAGTGCCACAACAACGGAGGCAGCTATCTGCATCCAAAGAGAGAACACTTTTTTCTTTGGAGGGTTATTGGGCAATTCCTTTTCCAGTTTAGCTAAAAACCGGCCTTCATGCCTATCCTCCATGGTGAAGCGTTTCTGCTCCCTTTCTTTCTCAAACAATTTTCTAAGGTCACGTGCCATAGGCCAAATCTTTTAATTTTTCTTTCAATTGTGCTTTTCCTCTTAACAATCGGGTTCTGGATGCTGTCTCTGTAATGTTCAAAATTTCAGCTATTTCCGAATGATCGTACCCTTCTACCAAGAACAATTGCACTACATATTTGTATTTTTGGGGCAGTTCTTCAATAGCTCCCGTTACTTGTTCAATGGAAATTCCTTCCTCCACGGACCAATCATCCTCTTCTGCCACCTGCAAGTAACTTTCGTTCAACTCAACCGTACGTTGGTGTTTCGATTTTAAAAAGTCGATACTGCCGTTCACTACAATTCTCTTTAACCAGGCCCCGAACGTAACATCTCCCTTAAACTGTTCAATCCGCTGAAAAGCCTTTATAAACGAGTCCTGCAATACATCCTCCGCATCATCAGCATTTTTAAGAAATCGCATGGCCACACAAAACATACCATCGCAATACTGATGGTACAGTTTCATTTGTGCCTGACGGTCGTTCGCCTTGCACTTTTCTACAAGCTCAATATGGAGCACATTCGGTTCTATGTCTGGTTTTTTAGTTGTTCTGTAATAAGGACGATGCAAAAAATACAACGTTGCAAATTAGGGCGTTTTTGGCGTATTTTTAACAAAAAAAGCCCCGCTGATTTTTCAACGGGGCTCTTTAATTAACTACCTCGGGGCAATCCCGCAAGGTATTCCAACAAACAAAACCTTAACCCATTTCGATGCAGAACATCGGGGAATTAGCCCCATTTAATGGGATTAAAAAGTTAGGTGATTTATTCGTCTACCAATAAATTTAAATGTACGGTAATATTGTCACGTGTGGCTTTGCTGTACGGACAAATTTCGTGAGCTGCGTTCATCAAGGTTTCCCCCATTTCCTTGTCCACCGTGGGCAAGTACGCATCCAAGGTAGCTTCCAAGAAGAGGCCGTCCTCCTCTTTGTTCAGTGAAATATTGGCCGTAACATTGAAATCCCCTAAATCCTCGATTCCCCGCTCTTTGGCAACGGCCTGAATTCCTGCCGCGTAGCAGCTGGAGTATGCGGCTGCAAAGAGTTCTTCGGGATTGGTTGATTTTGTGTCTGGTTTTCCTTT
It encodes the following:
- a CDS encoding sensor histidine kinase translates to MKIPSKDTYRLQDKIDLILKVNYNSSFFAAIFGLVCFFFLDIRGIIPYTFLGYAFINLLNTLLYKQHKNLVLTYNSTSILSMLGAVIITIYSGGIESPFIFVLAIIVFAGYVTTKVFGQLYLILNLAVLTLLFLYDTGDFTISENTVPTEARDWFAYLSAMFAVYLLGGVFGKNLLSAHHKLYKSRNEIQERIEEKETLLKEVHHRVKNNLQTVSSLLSLQSRAIDDSKISSIIKSSQNRVVSMAMVHEMLYKRDDYLSKIELEPYVRELCDYLVRSVKGSNRNVKVALDISDYKLSIDTVIPLGLIINETITNALKYGITEGNDGEIHVSVQKMEGNRYKMYLGDNGVGYSEEINPKTSNSLGLKLIYNLARQLRGSISRDYSKKGTHYTIEFEEVIEQFNSVD
- the msrA gene encoding peptide-methionine (S)-S-oxide reductase MsrA; translation: MKIVRTPFLILLLLASISCQPKNKSGKQEVAQKEESDTHLETKLTSEQLQEYETAYFASGCFWCVEAIFESVKGVKEVYSGYSGGSEKNPTYEQVSYGRTHHAEAVEVYYDPDVISFMQLVQVFFGSHDPTTLNRQGPDRGTQYRSIAFYKNDKEKKIIQDYIDKLEAENVYGNRPIVTEVEPFEKFYKAEEYHQDYEKRNPNNSYIQNVSIPRLNRFKKNFKSYLKEDVH
- a CDS encoding RNA polymerase sigma factor; amino-acid sequence: MKLYHQYCDGMFCVAMRFLKNADDAEDVLQDSFIKAFQRIEQFKGDVTFGAWLKRIVVNGSIDFLKSKHQRTVELNESYLQVAEEDDWSVEEGISIEQVTGAIEELPQKYKYVVQLFLVEGYDHSEIAEILNITETASRTRLLRGKAQLKEKLKDLAYGT
- a CDS encoding Ohr family peroxiredoxin; its protein translation is MKTIFEAKATNTGGRAGHVKSEDGVLDFDIRMPNSKGKPDTKSTNPEELFAAAYSSCYAAGIQAVAKERGIEDLGDFNVTANISLNKEEDGLFLEATLDAYLPTVDKEMGETLMNAAHEICPYSKATRDNITVHLNLLVDE